From Psychrobacillus sp. FSL K6-2836, a single genomic window includes:
- a CDS encoding SMC family ATPase: MKPIQLKMSAFGPYKFTETIDFTELNGNQLFVISGATGAGKTTIFDGICFALYGAGSGEDRRDTKMMRSDFATDDTHTSVELIFEIHNRRYRILRQLPHVKKGNKSATGERYEFFMVQATGEVPAVERQIVSEINKKIEEIIGLTLDQFSQIVMLPQGEFRKLLTSTTENKEAILRKIFKTEPYKIIHEKLKEKKVVAEAELKKEQLSRDNFTEKIIASFPNRESNLFQMIEESNFNTFQLVEALKEETSFYKEKITLDERKCEEAYERHINKQKAYHESKAINDRFRELEVKEEQLKALRERQDEFMQKQQQLDSADRASIIEPVENYFNELELEVKGKQDLFEKAKEGKVTAEYTLQQVEAFFTKESTNKEAREKSLETLIHLNSLLPILEELETKRTGLLNLEKNSSKLEQKLEIITASIQSQKVSSKEQKLQIEMLEELVEPLDDRVQHLTLLQTQHSKLQEYKVVDRELHMLITEETKQQNKFQQCKETYEVIEQQWIGNQASILASKLVMGEPCPVCGSMDHSNSHVATGVQKVEESELRLAKATLNKEESILLTFQAKKETAEAQKQKVIVQLKEYEVDAGLVEQVETDLLDMQREVQQLRLEKETLSSLKQPFKETLAKIETLEQEKIEVDALYREQSSQAKQAKAIYASKLASVPSHIPTLQHLKSEITQATKQKEQFEKAWEEAQNRMKIAQDASIKAHLSLEHTQASLEEIELKRDKALENFYKALSKASFVTMDSYIAAKLAESEREGLKLQCEEYKQNLHTVMEQVREGKVQLENKTKVDLTPLEEELHQLKEAYGQALATVKSTKEYEKAGREIEEKIASTSERIALLEEQVHRIMDLYDILRGHNPLKISFERYVQIEYLEQIVQAANERLKHMSSGQFQLLRSERQETHGKQSGLGLDVYDAYTGQKRDVKTLSGGEKFNASLCLALGMADVIQSFQGNIRIETMFIDEGFGSLDEESLNKAIDTLVDLQKSGRMIGVISHVAELKAAIPAILEVEKQKEGYSRTKIVIK, encoded by the coding sequence TTGAAACCAATTCAACTGAAAATGAGTGCGTTTGGTCCATACAAGTTTACTGAAACGATCGATTTCACGGAGTTAAACGGCAATCAGTTATTTGTTATTTCTGGAGCAACTGGAGCAGGGAAAACGACGATATTTGATGGCATTTGTTTCGCACTTTACGGGGCAGGAAGTGGGGAGGATCGTCGCGATACGAAAATGATGCGTAGTGATTTCGCAACAGATGATACACATACTTCTGTCGAGTTGATCTTTGAGATACATAATCGACGTTACCGTATATTGCGACAGTTACCTCATGTAAAAAAAGGAAATAAAAGTGCAACAGGTGAACGATACGAATTTTTTATGGTACAAGCTACTGGAGAAGTACCTGCTGTAGAAAGACAGATTGTATCAGAGATCAATAAAAAAATAGAAGAAATCATTGGATTGACTTTAGATCAGTTCAGTCAGATTGTCATGCTTCCACAAGGGGAGTTTAGAAAACTATTAACCTCTACTACAGAAAACAAAGAGGCTATATTACGTAAGATTTTTAAAACAGAACCATATAAAATAATTCATGAAAAGTTAAAAGAGAAAAAGGTAGTTGCAGAGGCAGAACTAAAAAAAGAGCAATTGAGTCGAGATAATTTCACGGAAAAAATTATTGCTTCATTTCCTAATCGAGAGTCTAATCTTTTTCAAATGATAGAAGAAAGTAACTTTAATACTTTTCAATTAGTAGAAGCTTTAAAAGAAGAGACTAGCTTTTATAAAGAGAAGATCACACTAGATGAACGTAAATGTGAAGAAGCTTATGAAAGACATATCAACAAGCAAAAGGCATACCATGAATCAAAAGCTATCAATGACCGCTTTAGGGAGCTAGAAGTAAAAGAGGAACAACTTAAAGCTTTAAGAGAACGTCAAGATGAATTCATGCAGAAGCAGCAACAATTAGATTCTGCCGACCGCGCGAGCATTATAGAGCCTGTCGAAAATTATTTCAATGAACTGGAGCTAGAGGTAAAAGGGAAACAGGATTTATTTGAAAAGGCAAAAGAAGGAAAGGTAACTGCAGAATACACATTACAACAAGTAGAAGCTTTTTTTACAAAAGAATCTACTAATAAGGAAGCGCGGGAAAAAAGTCTAGAGACACTTATTCACTTAAATAGCCTATTGCCTATATTGGAAGAATTAGAGACGAAAAGAACTGGGCTGCTAAATTTAGAAAAAAATAGCTCCAAGTTGGAACAAAAGCTTGAGATAATAACAGCAAGTATTCAAAGTCAAAAAGTATCTAGTAAAGAACAAAAGCTGCAAATAGAGATGTTAGAAGAACTTGTTGAACCATTAGACGACAGAGTACAACACCTTACTTTGCTACAAACACAGCATAGTAAACTACAGGAATATAAAGTGGTTGATCGGGAACTACATATGCTGATCACAGAGGAAACAAAACAGCAAAATAAGTTCCAACAATGTAAAGAAACTTATGAAGTCATCGAACAACAATGGATAGGAAATCAGGCAAGTATATTAGCATCTAAACTAGTAATGGGCGAGCCCTGTCCAGTATGTGGAAGTATGGATCATTCAAATTCACATGTTGCTACAGGGGTGCAGAAGGTTGAAGAAAGTGAGCTCCGATTAGCAAAAGCAACATTAAATAAGGAAGAGTCTATACTATTAACCTTTCAGGCAAAAAAAGAGACAGCGGAAGCGCAAAAACAAAAAGTAATCGTTCAATTGAAGGAATACGAAGTAGATGCTGGATTAGTGGAGCAGGTAGAAACGGATCTTCTAGATATGCAAAGAGAAGTTCAACAGCTTCGTTTAGAAAAAGAAACGCTTTCTTCATTGAAACAACCTTTTAAAGAGACCTTAGCCAAAATTGAAACGCTAGAACAGGAAAAAATAGAGGTCGATGCATTATACAGAGAGCAATCTAGCCAAGCGAAGCAAGCAAAAGCGATATATGCATCGAAGTTAGCTTCAGTACCTAGTCATATACCAACCTTACAGCATTTAAAATCGGAAATCACTCAGGCGACGAAACAAAAGGAGCAATTCGAAAAAGCTTGGGAAGAAGCACAAAACAGGATGAAGATTGCCCAAGACGCAAGTATAAAAGCACACTTGTCACTTGAGCATACACAAGCATCTTTAGAGGAAATAGAACTAAAACGAGACAAGGCACTAGAGAACTTTTATAAAGCCTTAAGCAAAGCATCCTTTGTAACGATGGATTCCTATATAGCTGCCAAGCTAGCTGAATCAGAACGAGAAGGTCTTAAATTACAATGTGAAGAGTACAAACAAAATCTTCATACAGTAATGGAACAAGTAAGAGAAGGAAAAGTACAACTGGAAAACAAAACAAAAGTGGATCTGACACCCCTAGAGGAAGAGCTGCATCAGTTAAAAGAAGCGTATGGGCAAGCTTTAGCAACAGTTAAAAGTACGAAGGAATACGAAAAAGCGGGAAGAGAAATAGAAGAAAAAATTGCCTCTACTAGTGAACGAATCGCATTATTGGAGGAACAAGTACATCGAATTATGGACCTGTACGACATATTAAGAGGGCATAACCCGCTGAAGATATCATTTGAGCGGTATGTCCAAATTGAGTACTTAGAGCAAATTGTCCAGGCAGCCAATGAACGCTTAAAGCATATGTCGAGTGGGCAATTCCAATTGCTTCGCAGTGAAAGACAAGAAACGCATGGGAAACAAAGTGGTCTTGGGCTGGATGTATACGATGCATATACGGGTCAAAAACGAGATGTAAAAACATTGTCTGGCGGCGAAAAATTTAATGCCTCTTTATGTCTAGCACTTGGAATGGCAGATGTCATCCAAAGCTTCCAGGGCAACATCCGTATCGAGACAATGTTTATCGATGAAGGATTCGGGTCCCTTGATGAAGAATCTTTAAACAAAGCTATTGATACATTAGTTGATCTACAAAAGTCAGGTCGAATGATTGGCGTCATCTCCCATGTGGCAGAGCTAAAAGCAGCCATCCCTGCTATTTTGGAAGTAGAAAAACAAAAAGAGGGCTATAGTCGAACAAAAATTGTTATTAAATAA
- a CDS encoding exonuclease SbcCD subunit D, translating into MKFFHTADWHLGKLVQGVYMTEDQRVVLQQFLQAIDIEKPDAVIIAGDLYDRAVPPTDAVHLLDELFEEIVLKRKTPLLSIAGNHDSPGRLNFGSNLMKETGLHIVGQLSRNIQSVILNDTYGEVHFHLVPYADPSQVRYLLEEETINTHNQAMKKVIQSIEEKMDKTKRHVFIGHAFVTPHGQEEENTSDSERPLAIGGAEYVDASLFLPFHYTALGHLHQAHYVLNETIRYSGSPLKYSISEEHHKKGFFIVEMDAEGNTTVDKRLLEPIRDMRTVEGFLKDILKQPVSEDYVFVKLLDDTPILSPMEQIRTVYPNAMHVERKAFQLIGLQEKQEVGRTKKDEFTLFRSFYTEVSGKEASEETEQIFKDVLTLLAQEEREGGKTN; encoded by the coding sequence TTGAAATTTTTCCACACAGCAGATTGGCATCTTGGTAAATTGGTACAAGGCGTATATATGACGGAGGACCAACGTGTTGTTTTACAACAATTTCTCCAAGCAATCGATATAGAAAAACCAGATGCCGTAATTATTGCGGGAGACTTGTATGACCGGGCCGTCCCCCCTACAGATGCAGTGCATTTATTAGACGAGCTATTTGAGGAGATAGTGTTGAAGCGAAAGACCCCATTGTTAAGTATTGCAGGAAATCATGATAGTCCAGGGCGCTTAAACTTTGGAAGCAATCTAATGAAAGAAACGGGCTTACATATTGTAGGTCAATTAAGCCGAAATATACAATCTGTCATTTTAAATGATACTTATGGAGAGGTGCATTTCCACCTTGTACCATACGCAGATCCTTCTCAAGTCCGATACCTATTGGAAGAAGAGACAATTAATACACATAACCAGGCCATGAAAAAAGTAATACAATCAATAGAAGAGAAGATGGACAAAACGAAAAGACATGTATTTATAGGACATGCATTTGTAACTCCTCATGGTCAAGAGGAGGAAAATACGAGTGATTCTGAACGCCCTTTAGCTATAGGTGGAGCAGAATATGTAGATGCTAGTCTATTTCTACCGTTTCATTACACAGCCCTAGGACACTTACACCAAGCACACTATGTATTAAACGAAACAATCCGGTATTCAGGATCTCCATTGAAATATTCAATTTCAGAGGAGCACCACAAAAAAGGGTTTTTCATTGTGGAGATGGATGCAGAAGGTAATACGACTGTGGACAAAAGATTACTTGAACCTATTCGGGATATGCGGACAGTAGAGGGGTTCTTAAAGGATATATTAAAACAACCAGTTAGTGAAGACTATGTGTTCGTGAAGCTATTGGATGACACACCGATTTTATCTCCGATGGAACAAATACGAACTGTCTATCCTAACGCCATGCATGTGGAACGAAAAGCGTTCCAATTAATAGGTTTGCAGGAAAAGCAAGAAGTTGGACGGACAAAAAAGGATGAATTCACATTATTTCGTTCGTTTTATACCGAAGTCAGTGGAAAAGAAGCATCTGAAGAAACTGAACAAATCTTTAAAGATGTATTAACTTTATTAGCACAGGAAGAACGGGAAGGAGGAAAAACCAATTGA
- the putP gene encoding sodium/proline symporter PutP translates to MSTETYQLAAIIIYMIAMLAIGWYSYKKTANLTDYMLGGRSLGPAVTALSAGAADMSGWLLMGLPGAIYLSGMGEAWIAIGLTIGAYLNWLYVAPRLRVYTEVSSNSITIPSYLESRLKQSSRLLRVASGLIILLFFTFYVSSGMVAGGVFFESSFGLDYHTGLLVVSAVVVAYTLFGGFLAVSYTDFLQGLLMFLALICVPIFGVFMTGGIGETVESIKAVNPTHLSLIAGTTAAGIISSIAWGLGYFGQPHIIVRFMAISSVKETKQARRIGIGWMILSLVGAISTALVGVAYYQQNPNLELSSPEAIFIALGQVVFHPFIAGLVLAAVLAAIMSTISSQLIVTSSALIEDLYKAIIKTDASDRTYVNYGRTAVLVVSIAAAILAWEQNETILGLVAFAWAGFGAAFGPVILLTLYWRKITSAGALASMVIGAVVVVVWGTNDALSGALYEIVPGFVLALIVAVVVSLMTYKPNAEIEKEFDETLRLLKKDR, encoded by the coding sequence ATGTCTACAGAAACTTATCAACTCGCGGCCATTATTATTTATATGATCGCTATGTTAGCAATTGGCTGGTACTCTTACAAAAAGACTGCCAATTTAACGGATTACATGCTCGGTGGACGCTCACTAGGTCCTGCTGTTACTGCACTTAGTGCGGGAGCTGCAGATATGTCTGGTTGGTTACTAATGGGTTTACCTGGTGCAATTTATTTATCAGGTATGGGTGAAGCTTGGATTGCAATAGGTCTTACAATAGGTGCCTATCTTAACTGGCTTTATGTAGCACCAAGACTTCGTGTATATACAGAAGTATCAAGCAATTCTATTACAATTCCTAGTTATTTAGAAAGTCGTTTAAAGCAATCATCTCGTTTATTACGTGTTGCATCTGGTTTAATCATTTTACTATTTTTCACGTTTTATGTATCCTCTGGAATGGTAGCAGGAGGAGTTTTCTTTGAAAGCTCATTCGGTTTAGACTATCATACAGGACTTTTAGTTGTATCTGCAGTAGTTGTAGCTTATACATTATTTGGAGGATTCCTTGCTGTTAGTTATACAGATTTCCTTCAAGGGCTCCTTATGTTCCTTGCATTAATATGTGTACCAATCTTTGGTGTATTTATGACTGGTGGAATTGGCGAAACAGTGGAATCTATTAAAGCTGTGAACCCAACTCATTTAAGTTTAATCGCCGGTACAACAGCTGCTGGTATTATTTCCTCTATAGCTTGGGGACTAGGTTACTTTGGTCAGCCACATATTATCGTTCGCTTTATGGCTATTAGTTCTGTTAAAGAAACTAAACAAGCTCGTAGAATCGGTATTGGCTGGATGATTTTAAGTCTTGTAGGTGCAATTTCAACTGCATTAGTAGGGGTTGCATACTACCAACAAAATCCGAATTTAGAACTATCAAGTCCTGAGGCAATATTCATCGCACTAGGACAAGTTGTTTTCCATCCATTTATAGCTGGTCTAGTATTAGCGGCAGTTTTAGCAGCAATTATGAGTACAATTTCTTCTCAGTTAATCGTTACTTCTTCAGCATTAATCGAAGATTTATACAAAGCAATTATTAAAACAGATGCATCTGACAGAACGTACGTTAACTATGGTCGAACCGCTGTATTAGTGGTCTCCATTGCCGCTGCAATCCTTGCTTGGGAACAAAATGAAACAATCTTAGGTCTTGTAGCATTTGCATGGGCAGGCTTTGGTGCAGCATTTGGTCCAGTTATCTTACTAACACTTTACTGGAGAAAAATTACTTCAGCTGGAGCATTAGCAAGTATGGTCATAGGTGCTGTAGTTGTTGTAGTCTGGGGTACAAATGATGCACTTTCTGGAGCATTATATGAAATCGTCCCTGGATTTGTACTTGCATTAATCGTTGCAGTTGTAGTCAGCTTAATGACATACAAGCCGAATGCGGAGATTGAAAAAGAATTTGATGAAACATTACGTTTGTTGAAAAAAGATCGTTAA